The following coding sequences lie in one Rutidosis leptorrhynchoides isolate AG116_Rl617_1_P2 chromosome 6, CSIRO_AGI_Rlap_v1, whole genome shotgun sequence genomic window:
- the LOC139853662 gene encoding uncharacterized protein: MVMTVVTRLKRQQVPSGYSANIKKLVSMKDLKLLGMKSHDCHVLMTQMIPIAIRGILPNRIRHTITKLCLFFNMIHSKMVDPDVLDEYQRDIILTLCELEMYFSPSFFDVMVHLVSRIVGEIKVCGPDFLRYMYPFERYMGILKGYVRNLNRPEGSIIEGYASEEVIEFCTNYMDGFKSVGIPQSRHEGRLSGQGTLGRKTGYSNVADYQEAHFNVLQHTTSIYPFIQEHMSLLRQQNRKKSAKWLAKQHKKTFSEWLKDKVRRTLPNIDKTVEALGFAPKHVFQYQGYDINVYTFYTKAQDKKSKTQNSGVTVIASSTEFTMVNREERSRIAKKSYYVCKWVDNDRGVQVDEDGFTTVNLSTNGYKEEPFILAKLVTQVFFIEDPKDSRWHVVQYEKRRIVGVENVVDEDEYDQFDELPQFSVSVQPLNEVAVGNNKIYVREDHEEGDEVADT; this comes from the exons ATGGTGATGACAGTGGTGACTAGACTCAAACGACAACAG GTTCCATCAGGATACTCTGCTAACATTAAGAAGTTGGTTTCGATGAAAGATTTGAAGTTACTTGGTATGAAGTCACATGATTGTCATGTACTAATGACCCAGATGATTCCTATCGCAATTCGTGGAATTCTACCCAACCGTATTCGACACACAATAACAAAACTATGCTTATTTTTCAACATGATTCATTCAAAGATGGTTGATCCTGATGTGCTGGATGAATATCAAAGAGATATCATACTTACTCTTTGCGAACTCGAGATGTACTTTTCACCTTCTTTCTTTGATGTCATGGTTCATTTGGTATCTCGTATTGTAGGAGAAATAAAGGTATGTGGTCCAGATTTTTTACGGTATATGTATCCATTTGAAAGATATATGGGTATCTTGAAAGGTTACGTAAGGAACCTTAATCGACCAGAAGGCAGTATCATTGAAGGATATGCATCCGAAGAGGTGATCGAATTCTGCACAAACTATATGGatgggtttaaaagtgtcgggattcCACAAAGTCGTCATGAAGGAAGACTATCAGGTCAAGGGACACTTGGGCGCAAGACGGGCTATTCAAATGTTGCCGATTATCAAGAGGCACATTTTAATGTCTTACAACACACTACATCTATTTATCCGTTCATACAAGAACACATGTCGTTGTTGAGACAACAAAACCGTAAAAAGAGTGCAAAGTGGTTGGCAAAACAACATAAAAAAACTTTTTCAGAATGGTTGAAAGACAAAGTTAGGAGGACACTTCCAAATATTGATAAAACGGTCGAAGCTTTGGGATTCGCCCCTAAACATGTGTTCCAATATCAAGGATACGACATAAATGTGTATACCTTTTACACTAAAGCTCAAGATAAGAAGAGTAAAACACAAAATAGCGGTGTCACGGTGATAGCCTCGTCGACGGAATTCACCATGGTCAATCGTGAAGAAAGATCAAGGATCGCTAAAAAATCTTATTACG TGTGTAAGTGGGTTGATAATGATCGCGGTGTTCAAGTTGATGAGGATGGTTTTACAACTGTTAATCTTTCCACCAATGGATATAAAGAAGAACCATTCATTCTAGCAAAACTAGTTACTCAAGTATTCTTTATCGAAGACCCAAAGGATTCTAGATGGCATGTGGTTCAGTATGAAAAACGACGGATTGTTGGTGTCGAGAACGTTGTTGATGAGGATGAGTACGACCAATTTGACGAGTTACCGCAATTTTCAGTCAGTGTTCAACCTTTGAATGAAGTTGCTGTTGGAAATAATAAAATCTACGTTAGAGAAGACCATGAGGAAGGAGACGAGGTTGCAGACACATAA